A single genomic interval of Alteromonas sp. CI.11.F.A3 harbors:
- a CDS encoding error-prone DNA polymerase produces the protein MYSELFCQSHYSFLTGASSPAQLVTTASFLGYEALAITDECSVAGVVRAYAEITQQKLPIKLIVGSYFRFDDTLSFILLCPNKVAYTELCRIITNARRRSQKGEYQLAEWDLRTIRHCIFIWLPNTQEEKNNYWATWLISQPNITTYIGAQRLLDGYDHHRFATYTQLQEKFEFPIIACTGVLMHHVDSLPLQHVLHATQAHTQVDKLGRAALSNAERSLRTVSKLKKLFPEKWISNAIDVARGCLFSLAELRYQYPSEIIPQGTSPTTYLRERVEAGIKVRFPEGLTDALRALIEKELSLIREQEYEYFFLTIYDIVQFAKARKILYQGRGSAANSIVCYCLEITAVDPRQINVLFERFISKERNEPPDIDVDFEHQRREEIIQYIYEKYGRERTAIASTVICYRFKSAFKDVGKALGFSESQLSFVMKQINRRDNVIPWQSQLSNLGFDPANERVKLLISITEQLLGTPRHLSQHVGGFVISSGPLYELVPVENAAMPERTIIQWDKDDIETLGLLKVDVLALGMLSAIRRTFDLLNKQFPVDIDIPFITKLGDDKQVYDMICQADTVGVFQIESRAQMSMLPRLKPRCYYDLVVQIAIVRPGPIQGDMVHPYLLRRHGKEAITYPSEEVKEVLSRTMGVPIFQEQVIKLAMVAAGFSGGEADQLRRAMASWKKDGRIFEFKEKLIKGMVSRGYDTAFSNNLFEQIKGFAGYGFPESHSASFAVLAYVSCWLKHYFPVEFYVALLNSWPMGFYSPSQLVLDAKRHHITVHAPCVNASNYEHLIVECKGEKQIQLGLRLIKGLSEKSAQLVVSLRPPTGFDNIEAVRKLDIRSDELESLASADAFRSIAGNRYQTRWRLMDKQTNLPLFENTLNTDSFSTAPSVAENLIEDYASIGLCVNDHPVALLHEERDLCFITSAKALLLKPHKSVVKILGCVTGRQAPGSAAGVTFLTLEDHTGNINVVIWQSTARAQHKTFLKAKLMQVNGIIERSKEGVIHIIAGKLIDRTPWLENITMPSRDFH, from the coding sequence ATGTATAGCGAACTTTTCTGTCAGAGCCACTATAGCTTTTTAACAGGGGCGTCTTCGCCTGCACAGCTAGTGACTACCGCCTCTTTTCTTGGATACGAAGCGTTAGCTATTACCGATGAATGTTCTGTGGCGGGCGTAGTGCGAGCTTATGCTGAAATCACACAGCAAAAACTCCCTATTAAGCTCATTGTCGGCAGCTATTTTCGCTTCGATGATACCTTGTCTTTTATATTACTGTGCCCTAATAAAGTGGCATATACCGAGCTTTGTCGCATAATTACAAATGCCAGAAGGCGCAGCCAAAAGGGTGAGTATCAACTTGCAGAGTGGGATTTACGAACCATTCGTCACTGCATTTTTATATGGCTTCCCAATACTCAGGAAGAAAAAAATAATTACTGGGCGACTTGGCTAATCAGCCAACCCAATATAACAACGTACATAGGCGCACAACGTTTACTTGATGGCTATGATCATCATCGATTTGCGACTTACACACAACTACAGGAAAAATTTGAGTTTCCTATTATTGCTTGTACTGGTGTGCTTATGCACCATGTAGATAGCCTACCACTTCAACATGTTCTTCATGCCACCCAAGCACATACTCAAGTAGACAAATTGGGGCGAGCAGCTCTAAGTAATGCTGAGCGTAGCCTGCGTACGGTTTCAAAATTAAAAAAGCTATTCCCTGAAAAGTGGATTTCCAATGCCATTGATGTCGCGAGAGGCTGCCTGTTTTCGTTAGCAGAACTACGCTATCAATACCCTTCTGAAATTATCCCCCAAGGTACATCGCCTACTACCTATTTAAGAGAGCGTGTAGAAGCAGGCATAAAAGTGCGTTTTCCAGAAGGTCTGACGGATGCTCTTAGAGCTCTTATTGAAAAAGAACTCTCACTAATCCGTGAACAAGAGTATGAGTACTTTTTTCTTACCATTTATGACATTGTTCAATTCGCCAAAGCCCGCAAAATCCTCTATCAAGGTAGAGGTTCAGCGGCTAACTCTATCGTGTGTTATTGCTTAGAAATTACCGCCGTTGATCCACGGCAAATTAATGTGTTATTCGAACGCTTTATTTCTAAGGAACGAAACGAACCACCTGACATTGACGTAGATTTTGAACATCAACGCCGAGAAGAAATTATTCAATACATCTATGAAAAGTATGGCAGAGAAAGAACGGCTATTGCTTCTACTGTCATATGCTATCGCTTTAAATCGGCGTTTAAAGATGTGGGCAAAGCTTTGGGCTTCAGCGAGTCGCAATTAAGCTTTGTGATGAAGCAAATTAATCGCCGAGACAATGTCATTCCTTGGCAGTCTCAGCTTTCAAATTTAGGGTTCGATCCAGCAAATGAAAGGGTCAAACTTCTCATTAGTATTACAGAGCAACTTCTCGGTACCCCTCGACATCTTTCTCAGCACGTTGGTGGCTTTGTCATTAGTTCAGGACCATTGTATGAGTTAGTCCCTGTTGAAAACGCAGCAATGCCAGAGCGTACTATTATACAGTGGGATAAGGATGATATTGAGACGCTAGGATTATTGAAAGTTGATGTGTTGGCTTTAGGCATGTTAAGCGCCATTCGCCGTACCTTTGACTTACTCAACAAGCAATTCCCTGTCGATATAGATATTCCTTTCATTACCAAGTTAGGCGATGACAAACAGGTTTACGATATGATTTGTCAGGCTGACACCGTGGGCGTATTTCAAATTGAATCTCGCGCACAAATGTCGATGCTGCCTCGTTTAAAACCTCGATGTTATTACGACTTAGTGGTGCAAATAGCTATAGTAAGACCAGGTCCTATTCAGGGTGATATGGTGCACCCTTATCTACTACGACGGCACGGAAAGGAAGCGATAACCTATCCTTCTGAAGAAGTGAAAGAAGTGCTGTCGCGCACTATGGGCGTTCCAATTTTTCAAGAACAAGTCATAAAACTGGCCATGGTAGCGGCTGGCTTTAGTGGCGGTGAAGCAGATCAACTACGACGCGCAATGGCGAGCTGGAAAAAAGACGGCCGCATTTTTGAGTTTAAAGAAAAGCTGATAAAAGGCATGGTATCACGAGGGTACGATACCGCTTTTTCAAATAATCTTTTCGAACAAATCAAAGGCTTTGCTGGCTATGGTTTTCCAGAATCTCACTCAGCATCCTTCGCCGTATTAGCTTATGTGTCTTGCTGGTTAAAGCATTATTTCCCTGTAGAGTTTTATGTTGCCTTGTTAAACAGTTGGCCAATGGGTTTTTATTCGCCTTCACAACTGGTACTAGATGCTAAGCGTCATCATATTACCGTACATGCGCCTTGTGTGAATGCATCAAATTACGAACATTTGATTGTTGAATGCAAAGGCGAGAAGCAAATTCAGCTTGGCCTAAGGCTTATTAAAGGTCTAAGTGAAAAAAGTGCTCAGCTTGTTGTGAGCCTCAGGCCGCCTACCGGGTTTGATAATATAGAGGCAGTACGTAAACTCGACATTCGTTCTGATGAGCTGGAGTCGCTTGCTAGCGCAGATGCATTTAGGAGCATTGCGGGCAATCGCTACCAAACACGTTGGCGACTAATGGACAAACAAACCAATTTACCGCTGTTTGAAAATACCCTTAATACGGATAGTTTTAGCACTGCCCCCAGCGTGGCTGAAAACTTGATTGAAGATTATGCATCTATCGGACTTTGTGTAAATGATCACCCTGTTGCACTTTTACACGAAGAACGAGATTTATGTTTTATTACTTCAGCGAAAGCACTACTTTTAAAACCTCACAAATCTGTTGTAAAAATACTTGGGTGTGTGACTGGGCGACAAGCGCCTGGTAGTGCTGCTGGGGTCACTTTTCTAACATTGGAAGACCATACAGGTAATATAAATGTCGTTATATGGCAGTCGACTGCACGTGCACAACATAAAACCTTTTTAAAAGCTAAACTTATGCAGGTTAATGGTATTATTGAACGCTCTAAGGAAGGAGTGATTCATATTATTGCGGGAAAGTTAATTGACCGAACACCATGGCTTGAAAATATCACTATGCCATCCAGAGACTTTCATTAA
- a CDS encoding acyloxyacyl hydrolase: MFKHTFRLTVLALLLVPSLAQAKQTVSIDYMNGFDDIDGIRFAYRPLEHNLSTGWFGDIKLYWELSAYHWEYGEDNNHSTSYALSITPIFMKQISTVYDYPLYVEAGIGASFINDEKVAGKDIGSNYQFEDRLGLVVELDESQHVALRYMHFSNGGFNSDNPGLDFMNLSYAYSF, from the coding sequence ATGTTCAAACATACATTCAGACTTACTGTCCTAGCTTTGCTTTTAGTACCAAGCTTAGCGCAAGCCAAACAAACCGTCAGCATTGATTACATGAATGGCTTTGACGATATCGACGGTATTCGATTTGCCTATCGCCCCTTAGAACATAACTTAAGCACTGGATGGTTTGGTGATATCAAACTTTACTGGGAGCTAAGCGCATATCATTGGGAATACGGTGAAGACAATAACCATAGCACAAGCTACGCGCTATCAATCACGCCAATTTTTATGAAACAAATTAGCACTGTGTATGACTACCCTTTGTATGTTGAAGCAGGTATAGGAGCAAGTTTCATTAATGATGAGAAAGTAGCAGGTAAGGATATAGGGTCTAATTACCAATTTGAAGATAGGCTCGGCTTAGTGGTTGAGCTTGATGAAAGCCAACACGTCGCTTTGCGTTACATGCATTTCTCTAATGGTGGATTTAATAGTGACAACCCTGGGTTGGATTTCATGAACTTGTCGTACGCATACAGCTTCTAA
- a CDS encoding PH domain-containing protein, translated as MPENIVLEATFNPSVKTYWLVSLLLFSTLIVIGIPLLVISIPLFYLVSSKMIAAMSAIITERKLVVKRGIFNKEEKTIPLEKITDVAMTQGPLMRVFDLYRLSFETAGQSAQGALVSLIGIEDAINFRETILSQKDKAAEGNRFSAEDESNTSDDFALLLQSTHRIEALLEKLVNSK; from the coding sequence ATGCCTGAGAACATTGTATTAGAAGCAACCTTCAATCCGTCAGTCAAAACCTATTGGTTAGTGAGCCTGTTGCTATTCTCAACCCTTATAGTAATCGGTATTCCATTACTTGTAATATCCATCCCTCTATTTTATTTAGTCAGCAGTAAAATGATTGCAGCGATGTCTGCAATAATCACTGAACGCAAACTTGTAGTAAAAAGAGGGATTTTCAATAAAGAAGAAAAAACAATTCCGCTTGAGAAGATAACAGATGTAGCGATGACACAAGGTCCGCTTATGCGCGTATTTGATTTATACAGATTGTCTTTTGAAACCGCGGGACAATCAGCTCAGGGCGCACTCGTTTCACTTATCGGAATTGAAGATGCTATTAATTTTAGAGAAACTATTCTAAGCCAAAAAGATAAGGCCGCTGAGGGAAATAGATTTTCAGCAGAGGACGAGTCAAATACCAGTGATGACTTCGCCTTACTATTGCAAAGCACTCATCGAATAGAAGCACTATTAGAGAAGCTAGTTAATTCTAAGTAA
- a CDS encoding S1 family peptidase, translated as MTKLPLLKPLTAVVILLSALVQNTSAIVIRHDISADRYLASKLDFPALATFYSIGVHGTLIEPEWILTAAHTVFCLDKGQKILAGDEIVEIEARYSFPSYKLGEQNDIALIKLRTPVTSVQPAKLYRQEDELHQEIWFIGSGGTGTGLTGEIVGYAENNGVLRKAQNKVVSVTASDLRFIFEKDTKGLELEGVSGNGDSGGPAFIQKNDEYYLLGVSSRVDSWFKDVGEYGVKELYTRVSTHQDWIDEVMNANKVERSKLSSSSSFMQPGMTEEHLPSLCASISISKKQRTPKVAN; from the coding sequence GTGACAAAACTTCCATTGTTAAAACCGTTAACTGCTGTAGTGATTTTACTCTCTGCGTTAGTACAAAACACCTCTGCCATTGTAATTCGACACGATATTTCGGCAGATCGGTACCTAGCATCCAAACTTGATTTTCCTGCACTGGCGACCTTTTATTCCATCGGTGTACATGGCACATTGATTGAACCTGAATGGATATTAACTGCGGCGCATACGGTTTTTTGTCTTGATAAAGGACAGAAAATTCTAGCGGGTGATGAAATAGTTGAAATAGAAGCTAGATATAGTTTTCCATCTTATAAGTTGGGTGAACAAAACGATATTGCACTTATTAAACTTAGAACACCAGTCACAAGCGTGCAGCCAGCAAAACTGTATCGACAGGAAGATGAACTGCACCAAGAGATTTGGTTTATAGGCAGTGGCGGGACAGGTACAGGCCTTACTGGCGAAATCGTTGGCTATGCCGAAAATAATGGTGTCTTACGAAAAGCACAAAACAAAGTTGTATCAGTGACTGCGTCGGATCTAAGGTTTATCTTTGAAAAAGACACAAAAGGACTCGAGCTTGAGGGCGTATCTGGCAATGGTGATAGCGGCGGACCTGCCTTTATTCAAAAAAATGACGAGTATTATCTACTTGGCGTTAGCTCTCGTGTCGACTCATGGTTTAAAGACGTGGGTGAATATGGAGTAAAAGAACTCTATACCAGAGTATCCACTCATCAAGATTGGATAGATGAGGTGATGAACGCGAATAAAGTAGAGCGGTCAAAACTCAGCTCATCGAGTTCTTTCATGCAGCCAGGAATGACAGAAGAGCATTTACCTAGTCTTTGCGCATCTATCAGTATCAGTAAAAAGCAACGAACACCAAAGGTAGCAAACTAA
- a CDS encoding gamma carbonic anhydrase family protein yields MTIRTYQSTSPTLGDRCYIDESAVIVGDVTLGDDASIWPLVAARGDVNHISIGARSNIQDGSVLHVSRKSVSNPDGFPLVIGDDVTVGHKCMLHGCVLGNRILVGMGAIVMDGVIVEDDVFIGAGALIPPNKRLESGYLYVGNPAVKKRPLKESETAFLKQSALNYVKLKDEYREEQA; encoded by the coding sequence TTGACAATTAGAACCTATCAATCAACGTCTCCCACACTCGGTGATCGCTGTTATATAGATGAGTCTGCCGTTATCGTTGGCGACGTTACCCTAGGCGACGATGCCAGTATCTGGCCATTAGTTGCTGCTCGTGGAGATGTTAATCATATTTCGATTGGTGCACGCAGCAATATTCAAGATGGCAGTGTGTTACATGTATCTCGTAAATCTGTGTCCAACCCAGACGGTTTTCCACTTGTTATTGGTGACGATGTTACTGTGGGCCATAAATGTATGCTTCATGGCTGTGTGCTTGGAAATCGTATTTTGGTAGGGATGGGCGCTATTGTTATGGACGGCGTTATTGTTGAGGACGATGTCTTTATTGGAGCCGGTGCATTAATACCACCGAATAAGCGACTTGAAAGTGGTTACTTATATGTAGGGAACCCTGCCGTTAAGAAACGCCCATTAAAAGAAAGCGAGACAGCCTTTCTTAAACAATCAGCATTGAACTACGTAAAACTAAAAGATGAATATAGAGAAGAGCAGGCTTAA
- the aroE gene encoding shikimate dehydrogenase, protein MKKFAVFGNPIVQSLSPTIHEMFAKQCGEQISYEKILAPEDGFTPEAKAFLAQPDAIGCNVTMPFKQDAFALANVDDQAALDAKAVNTLMKRSDGTVAGFNTDGVGLVNDLLNHGVQLKNKRVLLIGAGGAARGVIAPLIASGIASLHLTNRTKAKAEIVASETGGGKVKVVGIEDCDTVAPHIIINSTAASLSETLPFDMNATLFAECETAYDMVYRAEPTYFMQQALSLGASRVLDGLGMLVEQAAASFTIWTGYKPQTSAVIDVLRSQLKAK, encoded by the coding sequence ATGAAAAAGTTTGCCGTTTTCGGTAACCCTATAGTTCAGAGTCTATCACCAACTATTCATGAAATGTTCGCTAAGCAATGTGGCGAGCAAATTAGTTACGAAAAAATCCTTGCGCCAGAAGATGGTTTTACGCCTGAAGCGAAGGCATTCCTAGCGCAACCAGACGCTATAGGTTGTAACGTTACTATGCCGTTTAAACAAGATGCCTTTGCCCTTGCCAACGTAGACGACCAGGCTGCGTTAGACGCAAAAGCAGTTAACACCTTAATGAAGCGCAGCGATGGCACTGTTGCAGGTTTTAATACCGACGGGGTGGGGCTGGTGAATGATTTACTTAACCACGGCGTACAGCTAAAAAATAAACGTGTGCTATTAATAGGTGCCGGTGGAGCAGCAAGAGGCGTGATAGCGCCACTTATTGCTTCAGGCATAGCGTCGTTACATCTTACTAACAGGACAAAGGCTAAAGCAGAAATAGTGGCAAGTGAAACGGGCGGAGGAAAGGTTAAGGTTGTTGGTATAGAAGACTGCGATACAGTAGCCCCACATATTATTATCAATTCAACCGCAGCGAGTTTAAGTGAAACACTGCCTTTTGATATGAACGCTACGCTATTTGCAGAATGTGAAACAGCGTATGACATGGTTTATCGTGCAGAGCCTACTTACTTTATGCAGCAAGCATTATCATTAGGTGCTTCACGGGTACTTGATGGTTTGGGTATGCTGGTGGAACAGGCTGCTGCATCATTTACGATATGGACAGGTTACAAACCACAGACCAGTGCGGTAATTGATGTATTACGTAGTCAGTTAAAGGCAAAGTAA
- a CDS encoding group II truncated hemoglobin → MGMSNFFKSIRKEKPAVSETTPYYRIGGEDQVRLLANRFYDNMRDDPIAKELYAIHPQPTDRIREVFFLYLSLWLGGPDTYQQQYGHPRLRSRHLSFSVTPELKDQWMYCMRKAMHETVDDLPLAQQLLNALDQLAEHMINSK, encoded by the coding sequence ATGGGAATGTCTAACTTCTTTAAATCGATACGAAAGGAAAAACCTGCTGTGTCAGAGACTACACCATATTACCGTATAGGTGGAGAAGATCAGGTACGCCTTTTGGCAAACCGCTTTTATGACAATATGCGTGATGATCCTATTGCGAAGGAGCTTTACGCCATTCATCCTCAGCCAACAGATAGAATTAGAGAAGTGTTTTTTCTTTATTTAAGTTTGTGGTTAGGCGGACCTGACACCTATCAGCAACAATATGGCCACCCACGATTACGCTCACGGCATCTTTCTTTTAGTGTTACACCAGAATTAAAAGACCAGTGGATGTATTGTATGCGCAAAGCCATGCACGAGACTGTTGATGACCTCCCCCTCGCACAGCAACTTCTTAATGCACTCGATCAACTTGCCGAACATATGATTAATAGTAAATAA
- a CDS encoding OmpW/AlkL family protein, with protein MRTHTLSAICISLALAAPFASAHEKGDWLVRGGLTTVAPDESTSNIIAGGSDLGVALTIDNDTQLGLNVAYFITDNINVELLAATPFTHDVNFSVSDPLGTGNTLGEVTHLPPTITVNYYFNDANSAFQPYVGAGLNYTFIFDESFTAANKEAGLDDLSLDNSVGISAQVGMDYQIDKEWHVNASVRYIDINTEASFTVVGAEGSVNDIDIDPWVYTLSVGYTF; from the coding sequence ATGCGTACACACACACTTTCAGCCATATGTATTTCTTTAGCGCTTGCCGCCCCTTTTGCTTCAGCTCATGAAAAGGGTGACTGGTTAGTTCGTGGCGGATTAACAACAGTAGCGCCCGACGAGTCAACCTCAAACATCATTGCAGGTGGTAGCGATTTAGGTGTAGCACTGACTATCGATAATGATACCCAGTTGGGATTAAACGTTGCCTATTTCATTACCGACAATATCAATGTTGAATTATTGGCCGCAACACCGTTTACTCACGACGTGAATTTTTCGGTAAGCGATCCACTAGGTACAGGTAACACATTGGGAGAGGTCACGCACTTACCCCCTACTATTACCGTTAACTACTACTTCAACGACGCAAACTCAGCGTTTCAGCCATATGTTGGGGCGGGTTTAAACTATACCTTTATCTTTGATGAATCATTTACTGCTGCAAATAAGGAAGCGGGGCTTGATGATTTATCTTTAGATAACTCTGTAGGCATTTCTGCACAAGTAGGGATGGACTATCAAATAGATAAAGAGTGGCATGTAAATGCGTCAGTACGTTACATCGATATTAATACCGAGGCGTCATTTACCGTAGTTGGTGCAGAAGGTAGCGTAAACGATATTGATATCGACCCTTGGGTTTATACCTTGTCAGTAGGTTACACATTCTAA